From a single Streptomyces misionensis genomic region:
- a CDS encoding LysR family transcriptional regulator, producing the protein MTDLDLRLVRYFIAVASHLHYGRAAAELHIAQPSLSRQIGRLEAQVGARLLDRTRQGTRLTEAGEAFLPHAQALLRSSEQAGAAARAAARPTRITVGYTAGLIVTPAVQNLRHRHPDAEVRTLHLEWNEPRAALLDRRVDAAVTRLPLRTDGLRVTILHDEPKLLLVPLGHRLAGKEWATLDDIDGEPIPRFPDPEWDAYWRIDPRPGGRPAPDGPPVETIEDKLECIAAGQAVAIVPAALHAAGIRPDLTTVPLRGVEPGHVVVATRAADHSRLVAAFRTAARDCLGGPDPAHGT; encoded by the coding sequence ATGACGGATCTCGATCTGCGGCTGGTGCGCTACTTCATCGCCGTCGCCTCGCATCTGCACTACGGCCGTGCCGCGGCCGAACTGCACATCGCCCAGCCGTCGTTGAGCCGGCAGATCGGCCGGCTCGAAGCCCAGGTGGGCGCCCGGCTCCTGGACCGCACGCGGCAGGGCACGCGGCTCACCGAGGCGGGAGAGGCGTTCCTCCCGCACGCGCAGGCCCTGCTGCGTTCGTCCGAGCAGGCCGGGGCCGCCGCCCGAGCCGCCGCGCGGCCCACCCGGATCACCGTCGGCTACACCGCGGGCCTGATCGTCACCCCGGCGGTGCAAAACCTGCGGCACAGGCATCCCGACGCCGAGGTGCGCACGCTGCACCTGGAGTGGAACGAGCCGCGCGCGGCCCTGCTCGACCGGCGGGTCGACGCGGCGGTCACCCGGCTGCCGCTGCGGACCGACGGCCTGCGGGTGACGATCCTCCACGACGAGCCGAAACTGCTGCTCGTCCCGCTCGGACACCGGCTGGCCGGCAAGGAGTGGGCCACTCTCGACGACATCGACGGCGAGCCGATCCCCCGCTTCCCGGACCCGGAGTGGGACGCCTACTGGCGCATCGACCCGCGTCCGGGCGGCCGTCCCGCGCCCGACGGGCCCCCGGTCGAGACCATCGAGGACAAGCTCGAATGCATCGCCGCCGGGCAGGCCGTGGCCATCGTCCCGGCCGCCCTGCACGCGGCCGGGATACGCCCCGACCTCACCACGGTGCCGCTGCGCGGCGTCGAACCGGGTCACGTCGTGGTGGCGACCCGGGCCGCGGACCACAGCCGGCTGGTGGCGGCGTTCCGGACGGCGGCCCGGGACTGCCTGGGCGGCCCCGACCCGGCACACGGGACCTGA
- a CDS encoding class I adenylate-forming enzyme family protein — translation MDEKPGGLFPQAFVDAFRGAPDLPAFEHGARTVTRGEVLDLTAGFVRGLRTAGLAPGARVALDTGVTPEAFAVRVAAHVVGCQVVGLRPGLTRAHLRDILARDVDAVVTDDAASRPELAAAAAGSRLLETGALRPPEGFTAAPGDLTPRGDRDGVGVIHLTSGSTGRPKGTMVTYGALSEHWALQPARWTDRVRRLAARYERFLLFGTLTSAVMFEHLGLALLAGGTAVIPQQPPVFPGVFAELRVTACMTTVPRLYGILDAVRNGGADTSGLRALVVAGSPLAPHRLTEAAELLGPVAHHAYGQTETGMLTLLEPEELAADPGLADTVGRPLDTVEMTVRDEDGRDLSAGGTGEVWVRAADAFCGYWEDPRETADVLRDGWVRTRDLGRLDAGGYLRLTGRTRDVVIVNAIVHYAGPIERVLASHPDVDQAYVVGVPDERTGEAIHAFVVPQPGRAPEEAALRELVARALGEAGAPAGVSILTDVPVAASGKPDKAALRALLTRP, via the coding sequence GTGGACGAAAAGCCCGGGGGTCTCTTTCCGCAGGCGTTCGTCGACGCCTTCCGCGGCGCCCCCGACCTGCCCGCCTTCGAGCACGGGGCACGCACGGTCACCCGGGGAGAGGTGCTCGACCTGACCGCCGGCTTCGTCCGGGGGCTGCGCACCGCGGGCCTGGCTCCGGGAGCCCGCGTGGCCCTGGACACCGGCGTCACGCCGGAGGCGTTCGCGGTGCGCGTCGCGGCCCACGTCGTCGGCTGCCAGGTGGTCGGACTGCGTCCCGGACTGACCCGTGCACACCTGCGCGACATCCTCGCCCGGGACGTCGACGCCGTGGTGACGGACGACGCCGCGAGCCGCCCCGAACTCGCCGCCGCGGCAGCCGGGTCACGACTCCTGGAGACCGGCGCGCTGCGGCCCCCGGAGGGCTTCACCGCCGCGCCCGGCGACCTCACCCCCCGCGGCGACCGCGACGGCGTCGGCGTCATCCACCTCACCAGCGGCAGCACCGGCCGGCCCAAGGGCACGATGGTGACCTACGGGGCGCTGTCGGAGCACTGGGCCCTTCAGCCCGCACGCTGGACCGACCGTGTCCGGCGCCTCGCGGCGCGCTACGAACGGTTCCTGCTCTTCGGCACCCTCACCAGCGCCGTCATGTTCGAGCACCTGGGCCTCGCCCTGCTGGCCGGGGGCACCGCGGTGATACCGCAGCAGCCCCCGGTCTTCCCCGGCGTCTTCGCCGAGCTGCGCGTCACCGCCTGCATGACCACGGTGCCGCGCCTGTACGGCATTCTCGACGCCGTGCGCAATGGGGGCGCGGACACCAGCGGTCTGCGCGCCCTCGTCGTGGCCGGATCCCCTCTTGCCCCGCACCGGCTGACCGAGGCGGCCGAACTGCTCGGACCCGTGGCCCACCACGCCTACGGCCAGACCGAGACGGGCATGCTCACCCTCCTCGAACCCGAGGAACTCGCCGCCGACCCCGGCCTCGCCGACACGGTGGGACGCCCGCTCGACACGGTCGAGATGACCGTGCGCGACGAGGACGGCCGCGACCTGTCGGCGGGCGGCACGGGCGAGGTGTGGGTGCGGGCGGCGGACGCGTTCTGCGGCTACTGGGAGGACCCGCGGGAGACCGCGGACGTCCTGCGCGACGGCTGGGTCCGGACCCGGGACCTCGGGCGGCTCGACGCGGGCGGATACCTGCGGCTGACCGGACGCACGCGCGACGTCGTCATCGTCAACGCCATCGTGCACTACGCGGGCCCCATCGAACGCGTCCTCGCCTCCCACCCCGACGTGGACCAGGCATACGTCGTCGGGGTCCCGGACGAGCGGACGGGCGAGGCCATCCACGCCTTCGTCGTCCCGCAGCCGGGCCGCGCGCCCGAGGAGGCGGCGCTGCGCGAACTGGTGGCACGGGCCCTGGGGGAGGCCGGCGCCCCGGCAGGCGTCAGCATCCTCACCGACGTCCCCGTCGCGGCGAGCGGCAAGCCCGACAAGGCCGCCCTGCGCGCCCTGCTGACACGCCCCTGA
- a CDS encoding NAD(P)-binding domain-containing protein codes for MSALTQVDYLVIGGGPAGLQAGYFLEKNGRDYLIVEESDTPGAFFTRFPRHRTLISSNKVHTGWSDPEMRLRVDWNSLLSDDGPLFTAYSPRYFPPADDMVRYLADFARTQGLRIRLDTRITRVTRPADGLFTATDQNGNVIRARRIIVATGVSRPYVPAIEGVEEAERYDTVTVDPADFTDQRVLVIGRGNSAFETADNLIETAAVIHVAGPGSLKLAWRTHFVGHLRAVNNNFLDTYQLKSQNAVLDGDILRIARQPDGSYLVSVRFARVEEVVKDIRYDRVILATGFRFDASIFDDDCRPDLVVKDRFPRLTSAWESANIPDLYFAGTITQSLDFRKSTSGFIHGFRYGVKALARILERRYHDRDWPHTDLPATADAVSEAIVARVNRTSALWQMFGFLGDAVLLGADGGARYCEEVPVAHLHEAAARGEFGDLAGYFAVTLEYGADHDQVDPFDVTVARTPQRDTGGLDARYLHPVVRQFLPDGTGKPVAEHHLTENLENEWDDPDVHVGPLGSFLASRLPAGNGLPAGGASAAPRP; via the coding sequence ATGTCTGCTTTAACGCAGGTTGACTATCTCGTCATCGGCGGCGGCCCCGCGGGCCTCCAAGCCGGGTACTTCCTTGAAAAGAACGGCCGGGATTACCTCATCGTGGAGGAGAGCGACACTCCAGGCGCCTTCTTCACGCGTTTTCCCCGGCATAGAACGCTTATATCGTCCAACAAGGTGCACACCGGCTGGAGCGATCCGGAAATGCGCCTTCGCGTCGACTGGAATTCCCTCCTCTCGGACGACGGACCACTCTTCACCGCCTACTCCCCACGCTACTTCCCACCGGCCGACGACATGGTCCGCTACCTGGCGGACTTCGCGCGGACCCAGGGGCTGCGCATCCGCCTCGACACCCGGATCACCCGCGTCACCCGGCCCGCGGACGGCCTCTTCACGGCGACGGACCAGAATGGCAACGTTATCCGGGCCCGCCGGATCATCGTCGCCACGGGCGTCTCCCGGCCGTACGTGCCGGCCATCGAGGGCGTCGAGGAGGCCGAACGCTACGACACGGTGACCGTCGACCCCGCGGACTTCACCGACCAGCGCGTCCTCGTCATCGGGCGCGGCAATTCCGCCTTCGAGACCGCGGACAATCTCATCGAGACCGCCGCCGTCATCCACGTCGCCGGACCCGGCTCCCTCAAACTCGCGTGGCGGACGCACTTCGTCGGACATCTCCGCGCGGTCAACAACAACTTCCTCGACACCTATCAGCTCAAGTCGCAGAACGCCGTACTGGACGGCGACATCCTGCGCATAGCACGGCAGCCGGACGGCTCTTATCTGGTGAGCGTCAGGTTCGCGCGCGTCGAGGAAGTGGTGAAGGACATCCGGTACGACCGGGTGATCCTGGCCACCGGATTCCGTTTCGACGCCTCGATATTCGACGACGACTGCCGGCCCGACCTCGTCGTCAAGGACCGGTTCCCGCGGCTCACCAGCGCATGGGAATCCGCGAACATACCCGATCTGTATTTCGCCGGGACCATCACCCAGTCCCTCGACTTCAGAAAGTCCACCAGTGGTTTCATCCACGGTTTCCGGTACGGAGTGAAGGCGCTCGCCCGCATACTCGAACGCCGTTACCACGACCGGGACTGGCCGCACACCGACCTGCCCGCCACCGCGGACGCGGTGAGCGAAGCGATCGTCGCGCGGGTCAACCGCACCTCGGCCCTGTGGCAGATGTTCGGGTTCCTCGGCGACGCGGTGCTGCTCGGCGCCGACGGCGGGGCCCGGTACTGCGAGGAGGTCCCGGTGGCCCATCTGCACGAGGCCGCCGCCCGGGGCGAGTTCGGGGACCTGGCCGGCTATTTCGCCGTCACCCTGGAGTACGGCGCCGACCACGACCAGGTCGACCCCTTCGACGTCACCGTCGCACGGACGCCCCAGCGGGACACCGGTGGCCTCGACGCGCGCTATCTCCACCCCGTGGTACGTCAGTTCCTGCCGGACGGCACCGGAAAGCCGGTCGCGGAACACCACCTCACGGAGAACCTGGAGAACGAGTGGGACGACCCCGACGTCCACGTCGGCCCGCTCGGCTCCTTCCTCGCCTCCCGGCTGCCCGCCGGCAACGGCCTCCCGGCCGGCGGAGCATCCGCCGCGCCCAGGCCGTGA
- a CDS encoding alpha-hydroxy acid oxidase, with amino-acid sequence MTGPRTGPAYDPAALARRALAELRPEHYDFIAGGAGEETALRENEDAFARLALLPRVLRGPGPGTGTRVGVLGREWPAPLFVSPTAFHRLAHPDGELATARAAAATGTPLVTGMAATTAVADVVAAARARDPEAVVWFQLYLQPEHEVTAELVRRAERAGCSALVVTVDSPVFGSRTRDLRNGFHDLPPGLAAENMRDLPGAAPGGTRDIAMWPAGWDDLRRLRDLTDLPLVLKGVLHPADARTAVEQGVDALLVSNHGGRQLDAAPAAVEALPAVAGAVAGRVPVLVDGGVRRGTDIALALALGAVAAGVGRPVLWALATGGEDGVTELLSALRADFAQVLALCGGHRPGDLTADQVVARGFPYHRPKGEPAW; translated from the coding sequence GTGACCGGCCCGCGGACGGGCCCGGCGTACGATCCGGCCGCACTGGCACGCCGGGCCCTCGCGGAACTGCGGCCTGAGCACTACGACTTCATCGCCGGCGGAGCGGGCGAGGAGACGGCACTGCGGGAGAACGAGGACGCCTTCGCCCGGCTGGCGCTGCTCCCCCGGGTGCTGCGCGGCCCCGGCCCCGGCACCGGCACCCGCGTGGGCGTGCTGGGCCGGGAGTGGCCGGCTCCGCTCTTCGTCTCCCCGACCGCCTTCCACCGGCTCGCGCATCCCGACGGCGAACTGGCCACCGCGCGTGCCGCCGCCGCGACCGGGACTCCGCTGGTCACCGGCATGGCCGCCACCACCGCCGTCGCGGACGTCGTCGCCGCGGCCCGCGCGAGGGACCCGGAGGCCGTCGTCTGGTTCCAGCTGTACCTCCAGCCGGAACACGAGGTCACCGCCGAACTCGTGCGCCGGGCCGAGCGGGCGGGCTGCTCCGCCCTCGTGGTCACCGTCGACTCCCCCGTGTTCGGGAGCCGCACCCGGGACCTGCGCAACGGCTTCCACGACCTGCCGCCCGGTCTCGCGGCCGAGAACATGCGGGACCTGCCCGGTGCCGCGCCCGGCGGCACCCGCGACATCGCCATGTGGCCGGCGGGCTGGGACGATCTGCGGCGGCTGCGCGACCTGACCGACCTGCCCCTCGTCCTCAAGGGCGTGCTGCATCCGGCGGACGCGCGGACGGCGGTCGAGCAGGGTGTGGACGCGCTGCTCGTGTCCAACCACGGGGGACGGCAGCTCGACGCCGCTCCGGCGGCGGTCGAGGCGCTCCCGGCCGTCGCCGGGGCCGTCGCGGGACGGGTACCGGTCCTCGTGGACGGCGGGGTACGCCGCGGCACCGACATCGCGCTCGCCCTGGCCCTGGGAGCGGTCGCCGCCGGCGTGGGGCGGCCGGTGCTGTGGGCGCTGGCGACGGGCGGCGAGGACGGGGTGACGGAGCTGCTGAGCGCGCTGCGCGCGGACTTCGCCCAGGTGCTCGCCCTGTGCGGCGGGCACCGGCCCGGGGACCTCACGGCCGACCAGGTGGTCGCGCGCGGGTTCCCGTACCACCGGCCGAAAGGAGAACCAGCATGGTGA
- a CDS encoding cytochrome P450 yields MVSRRTTAATALGGALLLSLPAWLPGRVVALRMKVFARVNGDEGIPLPSAVFGADRFQEVYGHPAAGGRSKGAALSDLFWYWLAPGADVHQEHLEAGPRYDEVARRTLAILSGPSAELYAAAASATRRVLESADTGRIRSVRLRDLMMPVWAEFFYELVFREPCPAEARRLIVANATDVVDALKCTRPRHMRRRNRLTRYLLRRLAAGDVPHELPGCLTRRQQAFYLQGTFFNTAVVQMSEAMAHLLLALAQHPDVQRKVAGTPDDDRYLSHVMNETFRLFPLFGVAHRITTADIALDGLPTIPAGSVLTFSYPDYHATGHTDPERFDPERWATLSAKNAHHIPFGVAANRPCPAWRLAPVVMRAATREVLARHVLDSPVGHTRSIPHRAPCLLLPRERPASRTTRLVLRTALAVRDRAEDVGRSLLQLVLGTWMVLDARRTRPATTYFARYDTEGRPLSAGDAAPGAGAGRAHGATACPYPGHGA; encoded by the coding sequence ATGGTGAGCCGGAGGACGACGGCGGCGACGGCCCTGGGCGGCGCGCTGCTGCTGTCCCTGCCCGCCTGGCTGCCCGGCCGGGTCGTCGCCCTGCGGATGAAGGTCTTCGCCCGCGTCAACGGCGACGAGGGCATACCGCTGCCCAGCGCCGTCTTCGGCGCCGACCGCTTCCAGGAGGTCTACGGCCACCCCGCCGCGGGGGGCCGCAGCAAGGGCGCCGCACTGTCCGACCTGTTCTGGTACTGGCTCGCGCCCGGCGCCGACGTCCACCAGGAGCATCTGGAGGCCGGTCCCCGCTACGACGAGGTGGCCCGGCGCACCCTCGCCATCCTCTCCGGCCCGTCGGCCGAGCTGTACGCCGCCGCGGCGAGCGCCACCCGGCGCGTCCTGGAGAGCGCGGACACCGGTCGGATCCGGTCCGTGCGGCTGCGCGACCTGATGATGCCGGTGTGGGCCGAGTTCTTCTACGAACTGGTCTTCCGGGAGCCCTGCCCGGCCGAGGCCCGGCGGCTGATCGTCGCCAACGCCACCGACGTGGTCGACGCCCTCAAGTGCACCCGGCCGCGCCATATGCGCCGCAGGAACCGGCTGACCCGCTATCTGCTGCGCCGGCTGGCCGCCGGTGACGTGCCCCACGAACTGCCCGGCTGCCTGACCCGCCGCCAGCAGGCGTTCTATCTGCAAGGCACCTTCTTCAACACCGCCGTGGTCCAGATGTCCGAGGCGATGGCCCATCTCCTGCTGGCCCTGGCCCAGCACCCGGACGTACAGCGGAAGGTGGCGGGCACGCCCGACGACGACCGCTACCTGTCGCACGTCATGAACGAGACGTTCCGGCTGTTCCCGCTGTTCGGGGTGGCGCATCGCATCACCACCGCCGACATCGCGCTCGACGGCCTGCCCACGATCCCGGCGGGCTCCGTCCTCACCTTCAGCTACCCCGACTACCACGCCACCGGCCACACCGATCCCGAGCGCTTCGACCCGGAGCGCTGGGCGACGCTGTCCGCGAAGAACGCCCACCACATCCCGTTCGGCGTCGCCGCCAACCGGCCCTGTCCCGCCTGGCGTCTCGCGCCGGTCGTGATGCGCGCCGCGACCCGGGAGGTGCTGGCCCGCCACGTGCTCGACTCACCGGTCGGGCACACCCGTTCCATCCCCCACCGCGCTCCCTGTCTGCTGCTGCCCCGCGAGCGGCCCGCCTCCCGGACCACCAGGCTCGTGCTGCGCACGGCGCTGGCCGTTCGCGACCGGGCCGAGGACGTCGGACGCAGCCTGCTGCAACTGGTCCTCGGCACCTGGATGGTGCTGGACGCCCGCCGCACCAGGCCCGCCACGACGTACTTCGCCCGGTACGACACCGAGGGCCGTCCGCTGAGCGCCGGCGACGCCGCGCCCGGTGCCGGGGCGGGTCGGGCGCACGGCGCGACGGCCTGCCCGTACCCGGGCCACGGGGCGTGA
- a CDS encoding cation:proton antiporter, whose product MSTTEMGPAFFLAVAVILTVCRLVSLLLRRLGQPPVVGEMVAGVALGPSVLGLLSPGLEKSLFPDEMRPVLYVAGQVGLVVFMFLSGYEFRTDRLRSVGRTAVPVSAAGIVVPLLFGSGLAWAAHGAVDLYPDGVSPAVGALFVGVTVAITAFPMLARIITERGLTDTRFGSVALASGALDDAVAWVLLAMVLSMAGGNADTFLLAVAGAVGLAVFLGVFLRVRARALERARRLTEEHMLLVTVLLLFLAAWYTDRIGLYAVFGAFSLGVAFPRDPVVTRAVAAIAPISRIVFLPLFFTYSGLNTDFTLLSGSGLLLFTVACVAVAIIGKFGACWAAARMLGEPPEIALRVGALMNARGLMQLIAINVGLSAGIASPALFGVLVIVALVTTVMTAPVLTLLDRRQAARHPDDDGRRTAATARPAPSPRGGGEGGG is encoded by the coding sequence TTGTCGACCACCGAGATGGGCCCGGCGTTCTTCCTGGCCGTGGCCGTCATCCTCACCGTCTGCCGTCTCGTCAGTCTGCTCCTGCGTCGCCTCGGCCAGCCGCCCGTGGTCGGGGAGATGGTCGCCGGGGTGGCCCTCGGGCCGTCCGTTCTCGGCCTCCTCTCCCCCGGCCTGGAGAAATCCCTGTTCCCGGACGAGATGCGACCCGTGCTGTACGTGGCCGGGCAGGTCGGTCTCGTCGTCTTCATGTTCCTGTCCGGCTACGAGTTCCGGACCGACCGGCTGCGGTCGGTGGGCCGCACGGCGGTGCCCGTCTCCGCGGCCGGCATCGTCGTGCCCCTGCTGTTCGGCTCCGGGCTGGCCTGGGCGGCGCACGGTGCGGTGGACCTCTACCCGGACGGTGTCTCGCCCGCGGTGGGCGCGCTGTTCGTCGGGGTCACCGTGGCCATCACCGCGTTCCCGATGCTGGCCCGGATCATCACCGAACGCGGCCTGACCGACACCCGTTTCGGCTCGGTCGCGCTGGCCTCCGGCGCGCTCGACGACGCCGTGGCATGGGTGCTGCTGGCGATGGTGCTGAGCATGGCGGGCGGCAACGCGGACACGTTCCTGCTGGCCGTGGCCGGCGCGGTCGGACTCGCCGTGTTCCTCGGTGTCTTCCTCCGCGTCCGGGCCAGGGCCCTGGAGCGGGCGCGACGGCTCACCGAGGAGCACATGCTGCTGGTCACCGTGCTCCTGCTGTTCCTCGCCGCCTGGTACACCGACCGCATCGGCCTGTACGCCGTGTTCGGCGCCTTCAGCCTCGGCGTGGCCTTCCCCCGCGACCCGGTGGTGACCCGCGCCGTGGCGGCCATCGCACCGATCAGCCGCATCGTGTTCCTGCCCCTGTTCTTCACCTACTCGGGGCTCAACACGGACTTCACGCTGCTGTCCGGCAGTGGTCTGCTCCTGTTCACCGTCGCCTGTGTGGCGGTGGCGATCATCGGCAAGTTCGGTGCCTGCTGGGCGGCCGCGCGGATGCTCGGCGAGCCGCCGGAGATCGCCCTGCGGGTGGGCGCGCTGATGAACGCGCGCGGGCTGATGCAGCTCATCGCCATCAACGTCGGCCTCAGCGCGGGCATCGCCTCACCCGCCCTCTTCGGCGTCCTGGTCATCGTCGCCCTGGTGACCACGGTGATGACGGCTCCCGTGCTGACGCTCCTGGACCGGCGTCAGGCGGCTCGGCACCCGGACGACGACGGGCGGCGCACCGCCGCGACGGCCCGACCCGCCCCCTCTCCTCGGGGAGGGGGCGAGGGCGGCGGCTAG
- a CDS encoding cytochrome P450, protein MTAAARPAPPPVARGRLPLIGHGLHMWRRPLEFLDTLTAYDPIVAVHLGPKPTYVLTSPDLVHRVMVSDAADYAKGRSFDKLRDYLGNGLATSEGSFHLRQRRLMQPAFHHTHIARYARTMAETATARAASWRLGQAIDVTREMYDLSLAVLTSTLFSTTLDERLAAEIRRTVPLVLRGMYTRVLDPTNLWQRLPTPGNRRLADAHRRLRNVIDHLIDARRGSPPDGEPDLLTLLLRAEDASTADTMTSQQVYDEVVTLLVAGTETVAGGLAWLFHELGLHPDADRELYEEVRQQSGAPFDLDRLGRLPYTRRTVDEALRVRNPGGITIRRAVTDVELGGHHFERGTEFIFSALVLHRNPRCFTDPTRFDPDRWLPDRPAAPRGAFIPFGAGSHQCIGESFARAEMTATVVAVVDQWRLEPVPGKRVRGVMTSTNHPRDLVMTPRPRTTAARP, encoded by the coding sequence ATGACCGCTGCCGCCCGCCCCGCGCCCCCACCGGTCGCGCGGGGCCGCCTGCCCCTGATCGGCCACGGCCTGCACATGTGGCGCAGGCCCCTGGAGTTCCTGGACACCCTCACCGCCTACGACCCGATCGTGGCGGTCCATCTGGGCCCGAAGCCGACCTACGTCCTCACCAGCCCCGACCTCGTCCACCGCGTCATGGTGAGCGACGCCGCCGACTACGCCAAGGGCCGCTCGTTCGACAAGCTCCGCGACTACCTCGGCAACGGCCTCGCCACCTCCGAGGGCTCCTTCCACCTGCGTCAACGGCGCCTGATGCAGCCGGCGTTCCATCACACCCACATCGCCCGCTACGCCCGGACGATGGCGGAGACGGCCACCGCCCGTGCCGCGTCCTGGCGGCTGGGCCAGGCCATCGACGTCACCCGGGAGATGTACGACCTGTCCCTGGCCGTCCTCACCTCGACGCTGTTCTCCACCACGCTGGACGAACGGCTCGCGGCCGAGATCCGCCGCACGGTGCCCCTCGTCCTGCGGGGCATGTACACCCGTGTCCTGGACCCCACCAACCTCTGGCAGCGGCTGCCCACCCCCGGCAACCGCCGCCTCGCCGACGCGCACCGCCGCCTGCGGAACGTCATCGACCACCTCATCGACGCCCGCCGCGGCAGCCCGCCGGACGGGGAGCCCGACCTGCTGACGCTGCTCCTGAGGGCCGAGGACGCGTCCACCGCGGACACCATGACCTCCCAGCAGGTGTACGACGAGGTCGTCACCCTGCTGGTCGCCGGCACCGAGACCGTCGCCGGCGGACTGGCCTGGCTCTTCCACGAACTCGGCCTGCACCCGGACGCCGACCGCGAGCTCTACGAGGAGGTCCGGCAGCAGTCCGGAGCGCCCTTCGACCTCGACCGGCTCGGTCGACTGCCCTACACCAGGCGGACGGTGGACGAGGCACTGCGCGTCCGCAACCCCGGAGGCATCACGATCCGGCGGGCCGTCACCGATGTCGAACTCGGCGGCCACCACTTCGAGCGGGGCACCGAGTTCATCTTCAGCGCCCTGGTGCTGCACCGGAACCCGCGCTGCTTCACCGACCCCACCCGCTTCGACCCCGACCGCTGGCTGCCCGACCGGCCGGCCGCCCCGCGGGGAGCCTTCATCCCCTTCGGCGCGGGAAGCCACCAGTGCATCGGCGAGTCGTTCGCCCGCGCGGAGATGACGGCGACGGTCGTGGCCGTGGTGGACCAGTGGCGCCTCGAACCCGTCCCGGGCAAGCGGGTCCGGGGAGTCATGACCTCCACCAACCACCCGCGCGACCTCGTCATGACCCCGCGGCCGCGCACGACGGCGGCACGTCCCTAG
- a CDS encoding GNAT family N-acetyltransferase, with the protein MADHQRNAPRPDFLDKPTLTGERVLLRPVTVDDVPALLPMFRDAGTSRLTGSHDGGETDEARIRGWYDTRRDQDDRLDLAVVERATGQVVGEAVLNEWDPSNESCGFRICLVPGTRGRGLGTEATRLIVGHGFERLGLHRVSLEVYAVNPRARRVYEKAGFVAEGVLRDALLWEGERVDATVMSILAPERFRHRGRPESAGHPRI; encoded by the coding sequence ATGGCTGATCACCAGCGGAACGCGCCGCGCCCCGACTTCCTCGACAAGCCCACGCTCACGGGCGAGCGGGTGCTGCTCCGGCCCGTCACGGTGGACGACGTACCCGCGCTGCTGCCGATGTTCCGGGACGCCGGGACGTCCCGGCTGACCGGCAGCCACGACGGCGGGGAGACCGACGAGGCGCGGATACGCGGCTGGTACGACACCCGCCGGGACCAGGACGACCGGCTGGACCTCGCCGTCGTCGAGCGGGCGACGGGCCAGGTCGTCGGTGAGGCCGTCCTCAACGAGTGGGACCCGTCCAACGAAAGCTGCGGTTTCCGCATCTGCCTCGTGCCCGGCACCCGTGGACGGGGTCTCGGCACGGAGGCCACCCGGCTGATCGTCGGCCACGGCTTCGAGCGACTGGGCCTGCACCGCGTCTCGCTGGAGGTGTACGCCGTCAACCCGCGCGCCCGCCGCGTCTACGAGAAGGCGGGGTTCGTCGCCGAGGGCGTACTGCGGGACGCCCTGCTCTGGGAGGGCGAGCGAGTGGACGCGACGGTCATGTCGATCCTGGCACCGGAACGGTTCCGCCACCGTGGCCGGCCGGAGTCGGCCGGGCACCCGCGCATCTGA
- a CDS encoding TioE family transcriptional regulator, whose protein sequence is MAQNPQNGKRLRPVDLARAHGLSTQAVRNYEADGILPAADRTPHGYRTYTPLHAAALRTFLALVPGHGHRTATSIMRAVNQGATDEALRLVDESHAQLLDDRQTLRAVERALRDLAPTPPPEPGADATPRSGPAGTFIGPLAGRLGIRPATLRTWERAGLVSPRRDPRTGYRVYDEADVRDAHMAHQLRRGGYLLEQIAPLIAQVRAAGGPEPLATALRDWHARLSARGRALLTGAAELDAYLRLRG, encoded by the coding sequence ATGGCGCAAAACCCTCAAAACGGCAAGCGGCTCAGGCCGGTCGACCTGGCCCGCGCGCACGGTCTGTCCACCCAGGCCGTCAGGAACTACGAGGCGGACGGCATCCTCCCGGCCGCCGATCGCACCCCGCACGGCTACCGCACCTACACCCCGCTGCACGCGGCCGCCCTGCGCACCTTCCTCGCCCTGGTGCCCGGCCACGGACACCGGACGGCGACGTCGATCATGCGAGCCGTCAACCAGGGCGCGACCGACGAGGCGCTCCGCCTCGTCGACGAGAGCCACGCCCAACTCCTCGACGACCGCCAGACCCTGCGGGCCGTGGAACGCGCCCTGCGGGACCTGGCGCCCACCCCGCCGCCCGAGCCCGGTGCCGACGCCACGCCGCGGTCCGGCCCGGCCGGCACCTTCATCGGTCCCCTGGCGGGACGCCTCGGCATCCGGCCCGCCACGCTGCGCACCTGGGAGCGCGCGGGGCTCGTCAGCCCGCGCCGCGACCCGCGCACCGGCTACCGCGTCTACGACGAGGCCGACGTGCGCGACGCCCACATGGCCCACCAACTCAGGCGCGGCGGCTACCTGTTGGAGCAGATCGCCCCGCTGATCGCCCAGGTGCGGGCGGCCGGCGGGCCGGAGCCGCTGGCGACCGCGCTGCGCGACTGGCACGCCCGGCTGTCCGCCCGGGGCCGAGCGCTGCTGACCGGAGCAGCGGAACTGGACGCGTACCTCCGGCTCCGTGGCTGA